In one window of Frigoriglobus tundricola DNA:
- a CDS encoding BRCT domain-containing protein, which translates to MAAVLTLDDVRTAWDARDPRLITLLEQLCNQPVPAPDTPIRAGALTFDKFLAQLRDWRYRQKTREEQAHFRIETLKALEAPDAEVPLADKLKVHEVISTLWQSNDALARDYLLRIIARVPLVYGPWKAIKKIFKEAEAKNDTEIYGAISARLDMAHAGSAPGRQVSGATIAYLVRRAWRYLRRVGLHLPATYPDAACDFLVNYTDNFHSHRSWVFNHIFFHETKKYGRANFHFGYGDKQDPADLKKRAYGDLWKRSHRPLFSLLERAKSDTVRDYATSALKTDFRQILRDTDPAWVVRLVGVQSRAIDDFVVWLLQNVPKFEQSAFRTLGLHDAVLKLFDSPSAEARKYAANYARTHARDLPVRELVRLANNDNDEVRKLARDLLGEKDPRTGVGLDAWGQLLETQHGHKFAADAITKHFGAKELTPEWFQGRMLSDSEPAFEFATKLLPKVHALKDLGPAFFVSLLQKVDPEGYKTNRIVNYAATELAKHFELDALDRELLRWLALFPPTAGYVTNWVHQGKLKKAQALGMDFLKLLAFQPDWDEAPWLTEFRAKNGQWAKELSFDETRAATVLRWFQDVRKFTTTELGFDWLMRLVARSEPLYHDFASDRLIRTFLPADFAKDGVAATAATAASTARGPVDLGKASFCFTGTPANITVKDAEAQVKAANGTVAANVSPKLHYLVVGDSGSAFLGQGQKGAKYLKAEELNEKGANIRIISETMFLQMLAGEQRTVAVDAATSGCERLWRLIIAPGPADAPVGRFAREYVRRHHPNIAQKLTDKPVDPGAEVPASFLTLDRVYPLFSESRKPLREFALELASWEFARWNPGVDHLVAMADIPFMDVRRFVAKSLLAEDTPPNRPFRLDPGKLEASAVYRFCESNDEETRALGMELIRRLPKLRVPEELFRLAESPDRKVRAFVIRALWTVYRDRGLTPDWKPPLPPKPTVGAKAKKDAEKAAANRGEGVPHKPETWPAEKPTLSEFLRRILFEIPPGRPEKSRDAVEDTDPNDPEAAKPDKVVSVKPLPARRAKLDLIEVMRDLGLEEKAFGRGILPLLDEFLMSRGTSERAACLVAVTRIRHKYPELKKGGA; encoded by the coding sequence ATGGCGGCCGTTCTCACCCTGGACGACGTGCGCACGGCCTGGGACGCGCGCGACCCGCGGCTCATTACGCTCCTCGAACAGCTCTGCAACCAGCCGGTCCCCGCACCGGACACGCCGATCCGCGCCGGTGCGCTCACGTTCGACAAGTTCCTCGCCCAACTGCGCGACTGGCGCTACCGCCAGAAGACCCGCGAGGAACAGGCCCACTTCCGGATCGAGACGCTCAAGGCGCTCGAGGCGCCCGACGCCGAGGTGCCGCTCGCGGACAAGTTGAAGGTCCACGAGGTCATCTCCACCCTCTGGCAGTCGAACGACGCGCTCGCCCGCGATTACCTGCTGCGGATCATCGCGCGGGTGCCGCTCGTGTACGGCCCCTGGAAAGCAATCAAGAAGATCTTCAAGGAAGCGGAGGCGAAGAACGACACCGAGATCTACGGGGCGATCTCGGCGCGCCTCGATATGGCCCACGCCGGCAGCGCTCCCGGCCGACAGGTGAGCGGCGCCACCATCGCCTATCTCGTGCGCCGCGCGTGGCGGTACCTGCGTCGGGTCGGGCTGCACCTCCCTGCGACCTACCCCGATGCGGCCTGCGATTTCCTCGTCAACTACACGGACAACTTCCACTCGCACCGGTCGTGGGTGTTCAACCACATCTTCTTCCACGAAACGAAGAAGTACGGGCGGGCAAACTTCCACTTCGGGTACGGCGACAAGCAAGACCCCGCCGACCTCAAGAAGCGCGCCTACGGCGACCTGTGGAAGCGCAGCCACCGGCCGCTGTTCTCGCTCCTCGAACGCGCCAAGTCCGACACCGTCCGCGACTACGCTACGAGCGCGCTGAAGACCGACTTCCGCCAGATCCTCCGCGACACGGACCCGGCCTGGGTGGTCCGGCTCGTCGGCGTGCAGAGCCGCGCGATCGACGACTTCGTGGTGTGGCTGCTCCAGAACGTCCCGAAATTCGAGCAGTCCGCGTTCCGCACGCTCGGCCTGCACGACGCGGTGCTGAAGCTGTTCGATTCGCCCTCCGCCGAGGCCCGGAAGTACGCCGCGAACTACGCGCGCACGCACGCCCGCGACCTGCCCGTCCGCGAACTCGTCCGGCTCGCGAACAACGACAACGACGAGGTCCGCAAGCTCGCGCGCGACCTGCTCGGCGAGAAGGACCCGCGCACCGGCGTCGGGCTCGACGCCTGGGGGCAGCTCCTCGAAACGCAGCACGGCCACAAGTTCGCCGCGGACGCGATCACGAAGCACTTCGGGGCGAAAGAACTCACGCCCGAGTGGTTCCAGGGGCGGATGCTGTCCGACAGTGAGCCGGCCTTCGAGTTCGCGACCAAATTGCTGCCGAAGGTCCACGCCCTCAAAGATCTCGGTCCGGCGTTCTTCGTCTCGCTGCTCCAGAAAGTGGACCCGGAGGGCTACAAGACCAACCGGATCGTGAACTACGCCGCGACCGAACTCGCGAAGCACTTCGAACTCGACGCCCTCGACCGCGAGCTGCTGCGCTGGCTGGCCCTGTTCCCGCCGACGGCGGGGTACGTGACGAACTGGGTACACCAGGGCAAGCTCAAGAAGGCCCAGGCGCTCGGCATGGACTTTTTGAAACTGCTCGCGTTCCAGCCCGATTGGGACGAGGCCCCCTGGCTAACGGAATTCCGGGCCAAGAACGGCCAGTGGGCGAAGGAACTGAGCTTCGACGAGACCCGCGCCGCGACCGTGCTGCGCTGGTTCCAGGACGTGCGGAAGTTTACCACGACCGAACTCGGGTTCGACTGGCTCATGCGGCTCGTCGCCCGTAGCGAGCCGCTGTACCACGACTTCGCCAGCGACCGGCTCATCCGCACGTTCCTCCCCGCTGACTTCGCAAAGGACGGCGTTGCCGCGACGGCCGCTACTGCTGCATCAACGGCCCGAGGCCCCGTCGATCTCGGGAAGGCGAGCTTTTGCTTCACAGGGACGCCGGCGAACATCACCGTGAAGGACGCGGAAGCGCAGGTGAAGGCCGCCAACGGCACCGTGGCGGCGAACGTGTCGCCCAAGCTGCACTACCTCGTGGTCGGTGACTCCGGCTCGGCCTTCCTGGGCCAGGGGCAAAAAGGCGCGAAGTACCTCAAGGCCGAGGAGCTGAACGAGAAGGGCGCGAACATCCGGATCATTTCGGAGACGATGTTCCTCCAGATGCTCGCCGGCGAGCAGCGAACCGTCGCAGTAGACGCCGCCACCTCGGGCTGCGAGCGGCTGTGGCGGCTCATAATCGCGCCCGGCCCGGCGGACGCGCCCGTGGGCCGGTTCGCCCGCGAATACGTCCGGCGCCACCACCCGAACATCGCCCAGAAGCTCACCGACAAACCGGTCGATCCCGGCGCCGAGGTCCCGGCCTCGTTCCTCACGCTGGACCGCGTGTACCCGCTGTTCAGCGAGAGCCGCAAGCCGCTCCGCGAGTTCGCACTGGAGCTGGCGAGCTGGGAGTTCGCGCGCTGGAACCCCGGCGTCGATCACCTCGTCGCGATGGCCGACATCCCGTTCATGGACGTGCGCCGGTTCGTGGCGAAATCGCTCCTCGCCGAGGACACGCCGCCGAACCGGCCGTTCCGCCTCGATCCGGGCAAGCTCGAAGCGAGCGCCGTCTACCGCTTCTGCGAGTCCAACGACGAGGAGACGCGGGCGCTGGGGATGGAACTGATCCGCAGGCTACCGAAGCTCCGCGTGCCGGAGGAACTCTTCCGCCTCGCGGAGAGCCCGGACCGGAAGGTCCGGGCGTTCGTGATCCGGGCACTGTGGACGGTCTACCGCGACCGCGGGCTGACGCCCGACTGGAAGCCGCCGCTGCCGCCCAAGCCCACCGTCGGCGCGAAGGCCAAGAAGGACGCGGAGAAGGCCGCGGCCAACCGCGGAGAGGGCGTCCCGCACAAGCCGGAAACGTGGCCCGCGGAGAAACCGACCCTCAGCGAGTTCCTGCGGCGCATCCTGTTCGAGATCCCCCCGGGCCGCCCGGAGAAGTCGCGCGACGCCGTGGAGGACACCGACCCGAACGACCCCGAGGCCGCGAAACCCGACAAGGTGGTGAGCGTGAAGCCGCTGCCCGCCCGCCGGGCCAAGCTCGACCTGATCGAAGTCATGCGCGACCTCGGTCTCGAAGAAAAAGCGTTCGGGCGGGGCATCCTCCCGCTGCTCGACGAGTTCCTGATGTCCCGCGGGACGAGCGAACGCGCCGCCTGCCTCGTGGCGGTCACCCGCATCCGGCACAAGTACCCCGAACTGAAGAAGGGGGGCGCGTAA